The following are encoded in a window of Paraburkholderia sp. HP33-1 genomic DNA:
- a CDS encoding M48 family metalloprotease produces MHPERFLAAVLCVALAMPPGAFAQATSGAAVEADTSSSEAPLVSGPTDAYADPILPSDIARGVFGTYGGAQSRFSNGGGNGSTAGRSDWRAPIAAQQLPDLGSGGAGSLTPQAERKLGERVMRELRRDPDYLDDWLVRDYLNSVAARLAAAASALYIGGYRPDFELFAVRDAQINAFSLPGGFIGVNTGLIVATQTESELASVLGHEMGHVLQRHISRMISNSERSGYAALAGVLFGVLAGVLAHSGDLGSAIVLGSEAYAVDSQLRFSRSAEHEADRVGFLLLAGAGYDPYAMPAFFHRLDRAAMNENGVPAYARTHPLTGERIADMEDRARRAPYRQPHQDSEYGFVRARSRLLEVHSRSDYADEISRLRSEIDDRTALNVAANWYGIAYGQMLLERYDDAAASLANARATFVSSARDEGEPERDSASLDVLAADIARSAGHADEAAHLAEFAQKRWPQSNAAIDIHIRTLLTLHRFTDAQSLARRETQAHPDQSAWWLYLAQASAGSGDALTQHRAMAEKFALEGAWPSAIRQLKDARDLKTIGYYDLATVDARLHEMENRYKEERLDEKG; encoded by the coding sequence ATGCATCCAGAACGGTTCCTCGCTGCAGTGCTTTGCGTCGCGCTCGCGATGCCGCCGGGCGCATTCGCGCAAGCGACCAGCGGGGCGGCCGTCGAAGCGGACACGTCGTCTTCGGAGGCGCCGCTCGTCAGCGGCCCGACCGACGCTTACGCCGATCCGATCCTGCCGTCCGATATCGCGCGCGGCGTGTTCGGCACCTATGGCGGTGCGCAGAGCCGCTTCTCCAACGGCGGCGGCAATGGCAGCACCGCCGGCCGCAGCGACTGGCGCGCACCGATCGCCGCGCAGCAATTGCCCGATCTCGGCAGCGGCGGGGCCGGCTCGCTGACCCCGCAGGCGGAGCGCAAGCTCGGCGAGCGCGTGATGCGCGAGTTGCGCCGCGACCCCGACTATCTCGACGACTGGCTCGTGCGCGACTACCTGAATTCGGTCGCGGCCAGGCTCGCGGCGGCGGCCAGCGCGCTGTACATCGGCGGCTATCGTCCGGACTTCGAACTGTTCGCGGTGCGCGACGCACAGATCAACGCGTTTTCGCTGCCGGGCGGTTTCATCGGCGTGAACACCGGGCTGATCGTGGCGACGCAGACCGAGTCCGAGCTCGCTTCGGTGCTCGGTCATGAGATGGGACACGTGCTGCAGCGGCACATTTCGCGGATGATCTCGAACAGCGAGCGCAGCGGCTATGCGGCGCTCGCCGGTGTGCTGTTCGGCGTGCTGGCTGGCGTGCTCGCGCATAGCGGCGACCTCGGCAGCGCGATCGTGCTCGGCAGCGAAGCCTATGCGGTCGACAGCCAGTTGCGCTTCTCGCGCTCGGCCGAGCACGAAGCGGACCGCGTCGGCTTTCTGCTGCTTGCCGGCGCCGGTTACGACCCGTATGCGATGCCGGCGTTCTTCCACCGGCTCGATCGCGCGGCGATGAACGAAAACGGCGTTCCGGCCTATGCACGCACTCATCCGCTGACGGGCGAGCGCATTGCCGACATGGAAGACCGCGCGCGCCGCGCGCCGTACCGGCAACCGCATCAGGACTCCGAGTACGGCTTCGTGCGGGCGCGTTCCCGTCTGTTGGAGGTCCACTCGCGCAGCGATTACGCGGACGAGATTTCGCGGCTGCGCTCGGAAATCGACGACCGCACCGCGCTGAACGTCGCGGCGAACTGGTACGGCATCGCGTACGGGCAAATGCTGCTCGAGCGCTACGACGACGCGGCGGCGTCGCTCGCGAACGCGCGCGCGACGTTCGTCTCGAGCGCGCGTGACGAAGGCGAGCCCGAGCGCGATTCGGCGAGCCTCGACGTGCTCGCGGCCGACATCGCGCGGTCCGCCGGTCACGCCGACGAAGCCGCGCATCTGGCCGAGTTCGCGCAGAAGCGCTGGCCGCAATCGAACGCCGCGATCGACATTCATATCCGCACGCTGCTGACGCTGCACCGTTTCACCGACGCCCAGTCCCTGGCGAGGCGGGAAACCCAGGCGCATCCCGATCAATCCGCGTGGTGGCTGTATCTCGCGCAGGCGAGCGCGGGCAGTGGCGATGCGTTGACGCAGCATCGCGCGATGGCGGAGAAATTCGCGCTGGAGGGGGCGTGGCCGTCGGCGATCCGGCAGTTAAAGGACGCGCGCGACCTGAAGACGATCGGCTACTACGACCTCGCGACCGTCGATGCGCGTCTGCACGAGATGGAGAACCGCTACAAGGAAGAGCGGCTCGACGAAAAGGGGTAG
- the moaC gene encoding cyclic pyranopterin monophosphate synthase MoaC — MPELTHFDAAGDAHMVDVGGKQETKRIAIARGSIRMLPGTFALIRDGNAKKGDVIGVARIAAIQASKRTADLIPLCHPLALTRVKADFELDEQMPGVHCTVQVETFGRTGVEMEALTAVQVGLLTVYDMCKAVDRGMVITDVKVMEKHGGKSGDWVAQG, encoded by the coding sequence ATGCCTGAACTCACTCATTTCGATGCAGCCGGCGACGCGCATATGGTGGATGTCGGCGGCAAGCAGGAGACGAAGCGCATCGCGATCGCGCGAGGCTCGATCCGCATGCTGCCCGGCACGTTCGCGCTGATCCGCGACGGCAACGCCAAAAAAGGCGACGTGATCGGCGTCGCGCGCATCGCGGCGATCCAGGCCTCGAAGCGCACCGCCGATCTGATTCCGCTGTGCCATCCGCTCGCGCTGACACGCGTGAAGGCCGATTTCGAACTCGACGAGCAGATGCCGGGCGTGCATTGCACGGTTCAGGTGGAGACGTTCGGGCGCACGGGCGTCGAAATGGAAGCGCTCACCGCCGTGCAGGTCGGGCTGCTGACCGTGTACGACATGTGCAAGGCGGTCGATCGCGGCATGGTCATCACCGATGTGAAGGTGATGGAAAAGCACGGCGGGAAGTCGGGGGATTGGGTCGCGCAGGGTTGA
- a CDS encoding nucleotide pyrophosphohydrolase, translating to MTIDELLKQLLAFRDARDWQQFHTLRNLIVSTGIEAGELLETIQWKTDAQIDALLRDPAESTNLRHECADVFMYLLLVAHTAGFDLVDAAAEKLKLNEARYPVDKARGTAAKYSEL from the coding sequence ATGACCATCGACGAACTGCTCAAGCAGCTACTGGCGTTTCGTGACGCGCGCGATTGGCAGCAGTTTCATACGCTGCGCAACCTGATCGTCTCCACTGGCATCGAAGCCGGCGAGCTACTGGAGACGATCCAGTGGAAGACCGATGCGCAGATCGACGCGCTGCTTCGCGATCCGGCGGAATCGACGAACCTCAGGCACGAGTGCGCCGACGTGTTCATGTACCTGCTGCTGGTCGCCCATACCGCGGGCTTCGATCTCGTGGACGCGGCGGCGGAAAAGCTGAAGCTGAACGAAGCGCGCTACCCCGTCGACAAGGCGAGAGGCACGGCCGCGAAGTATTCCGAGCTTTGA
- a CDS encoding PglL family O-oligosaccharyltransferase, with amino-acid sequence MPTPFARYLSLVLLALALILPYAVANHTYPIPTFYAEFTSLALYLLTGAAVVLLVATTRPRVSFASPTVALVPLLFGLVLVVQTLVLPVAQPSMNWLGAGFLLAAWMAVHVGYGFTRVKLDETALRWAAGALIVGGLFAVFSQVIQLLHLETRVAPFVVAYNVIVERRPFGNMAQANHLATYIAFAMAGALYLVQTRRIAVPVWLLVSTIFSAGLALTVSRGPWLQMGVIVVAGFWMAFAQTRNEPQLRRSNREWLVPIALGVLFFVVNALIRWANVRYHLGLAQSAAERFQDAGQIAPRLALWKYGWTMFKAHPLLGVGWGEFPGYQFALVRQLGGVEIANNSHDIFIDLLAKAGLIGLAIVLVGLVAWLVRVVRAPQSAARVFGIALIGVLTMHALVEYPQQYMFFLLPAMFVFGLLETRPLRVVPAGVSFGAFAVVVFGGLAALYPVYRDYARAEVLYYGARPAEQYGADPSVLFGSWGEYGLATLQPMNPLNLQRKLAMHKQAIALLPGETVLRRYAVLQALTGDTAAALDTVERLRIFAEELKDWPAQLGYLYELVDEQKSLAGFKEQLVKRYGTPAADATPDDNGDDD; translated from the coding sequence ATGCCGACCCCTTTCGCGCGCTACCTGTCTCTCGTACTGCTGGCTCTTGCGTTGATCCTGCCCTATGCGGTTGCCAACCATACGTATCCGATCCCAACCTTCTACGCCGAATTCACCTCGCTCGCGCTGTATCTGCTGACCGGCGCGGCCGTCGTGCTGCTGGTCGCGACCACGCGGCCGCGCGTGAGCTTCGCGTCGCCCACGGTCGCGCTAGTGCCATTGCTGTTCGGCCTTGTGCTGGTCGTGCAGACGCTGGTGCTGCCGGTCGCGCAACCGTCGATGAACTGGCTCGGCGCGGGCTTCCTGCTGGCCGCATGGATGGCCGTGCACGTGGGCTATGGCTTCACGCGCGTGAAGCTCGATGAAACCGCCTTGCGCTGGGCGGCGGGGGCGCTGATCGTCGGCGGTCTGTTTGCGGTGTTCAGCCAGGTGATCCAGCTGCTTCACCTCGAGACGCGAGTCGCGCCGTTCGTCGTCGCGTATAACGTGATCGTCGAGCGCCGGCCGTTCGGCAACATGGCGCAGGCGAACCATCTCGCGACGTATATCGCGTTCGCGATGGCGGGCGCGCTGTATCTCGTGCAGACGCGCCGCATCGCGGTGCCGGTCTGGCTGCTCGTGTCGACGATTTTCTCAGCCGGACTCGCGCTGACCGTGTCGCGCGGTCCGTGGCTGCAAATGGGTGTGATCGTCGTGGCCGGCTTCTGGATGGCCTTCGCGCAGACGCGCAACGAGCCGCAACTGCGCCGCAGCAACCGTGAATGGCTGGTTCCGATCGCGCTCGGGGTGCTGTTCTTCGTGGTCAATGCGCTGATCCGCTGGGCCAACGTGCGTTATCACCTCGGGCTCGCGCAGTCGGCCGCCGAGCGCTTCCAGGACGCCGGCCAGATCGCGCCGCGCCTCGCGCTGTGGAAATACGGCTGGACGATGTTCAAGGCGCATCCGCTGCTCGGCGTCGGCTGGGGCGAATTCCCGGGCTATCAGTTCGCGCTCGTCAGGCAGCTGGGCGGAGTTGAGATCGCCAACAACTCGCACGACATCTTTATCGACCTGCTCGCGAAAGCCGGCCTGATCGGTCTCGCGATCGTGCTCGTGGGTCTGGTCGCGTGGCTCGTGCGCGTCGTGCGTGCGCCGCAAAGCGCCGCGCGCGTATTCGGCATCGCGCTGATCGGCGTGCTGACGATGCATGCGCTCGTCGAGTATCCGCAGCAGTACATGTTCTTCCTGTTGCCCGCGATGTTCGTGTTCGGCTTGCTCGAAACACGGCCGTTGCGCGTGGTGCCCGCAGGCGTGTCGTTCGGCGCGTTCGCGGTCGTGGTGTTCGGCGGACTCGCCGCGCTGTATCCGGTGTATCGCGACTATGCGCGCGCCGAGGTGCTGTACTACGGCGCGCGTCCGGCCGAGCAGTACGGCGCGGACCCGTCGGTCCTGTTCGGCTCCTGGGGCGAATACGGCCTCGCGACGCTGCAGCCGATGAATCCGCTGAACCTGCAACGCAAGCTCGCGATGCACAAGCAGGCGATCGCGTTGTTGCCGGGCGAGACGGTGCTGCGTCGCTATGCGGTGCTGCAGGCATTGACCGGCGACACCGCGGCGGCGCTCGATACGGTCGAACGTCTGCGGATTTTCGCGGAGGAACTGAAGGACTGGCCCGCACAGCTCGGCTATCTGTACGAGCTCGTCGACGAGCAGAAGTCGCTCGCGGGCTTCAAGGAGCAGTTGGTGAAGCGCTACGGCACACCGGCGGCCGATGCGACGCCGGACGACAACGGCGACGACGATTGA
- a CDS encoding pilin produces MIVTPLPYFPYSQSTRASRRCGVGFTLIELMIVLAIVGVIAAYAIPAYQDYLARSRVGEGLSLAASARLAVAENAASGNAFSGGYASPPATRNVESIQIDDDTGQISITYTTRVAQAGANTLTLVPSVPDNADAPSARVALSKDAVLGGALTWECFAGGKSASSLPAPGSGPMPIEAPTLAANLAPPECRS; encoded by the coding sequence ATGATCGTTACCCCGCTGCCATATTTTCCTTACTCTCAATCCACCCGAGCGTCGCGCCGCTGCGGCGTCGGCTTCACGCTGATCGAGCTGATGATCGTGCTCGCGATCGTCGGCGTGATCGCGGCCTACGCCATTCCCGCGTATCAGGACTATCTGGCGCGTAGCCGGGTCGGCGAGGGCTTGTCGCTCGCGGCATCGGCGCGGCTCGCGGTGGCCGAAAACGCCGCGAGCGGCAACGCGTTCAGCGGCGGTTATGCGTCGCCGCCCGCCACGCGCAACGTCGAGTCCATCCAGATCGACGACGACACCGGCCAGATCTCGATCACGTACACGACGCGCGTCGCGCAGGCCGGTGCCAACACGCTGACGCTGGTGCCTTCGGTGCCGGACAACGCGGATGCCCCGAGCGCGCGTGTCGCGTTGAGCAAGGACGCGGTGCTGGGCGGCGCGCTGACGTGGGAATGCTTTGCGGGCGGCAAGAGCGCGTCGTCGTTGCCGGCGCCGGGCTCGGGGCCGATGCCCATCGAAGCGCCGACGCTCGCCGCGAATCTGGCACCGCCCGAATGCCGTTCGTAA
- a CDS encoding TerC family protein has translation MLEFFTTLHWGAVFQIIVIDVLLGGDNAVVIALACRNLPQSQRMRGIVWGTVGAIALRVVLIAFAVVLLDVPFLKFAGGVLLLWIGVRLLSPAHDAHENVKPADKLISAVKTIIVADAVMSVDNVIAIAGAAEAAEQEHRLALVIFGLVVSIPLIVWGSQQILKLLDRFPSIVLFGAALLGWIAGGLIINDPAGDRWPILDTPVAEYGMSVAGALFVVIVGYLLKRRNVKRAAV, from the coding sequence ATGCTCGAATTCTTCACGACCCTTCATTGGGGCGCGGTCTTTCAGATCATCGTCATCGACGTTCTGCTCGGCGGCGACAACGCGGTCGTGATCGCGCTCGCCTGCCGCAACCTGCCGCAGTCGCAGCGCATGCGCGGCATCGTGTGGGGGACCGTCGGCGCGATCGCGCTGCGGGTCGTGCTGATCGCGTTCGCGGTCGTGCTGCTCGACGTGCCGTTCCTGAAGTTCGCGGGCGGCGTGCTGCTGCTGTGGATCGGGGTGCGTCTGCTCTCGCCGGCGCACGACGCACATGAGAACGTGAAGCCGGCCGACAAGCTGATCTCGGCGGTGAAGACGATCATCGTCGCCGATGCGGTGATGAGCGTCGACAACGTGATCGCGATCGCGGGCGCGGCCGAAGCCGCGGAGCAGGAGCATCGGCTGGCCCTGGTGATCTTTGGCCTTGTGGTGAGCATTCCGCTGATCGTGTGGGGTAGCCAGCAGATTCTGAAGCTGCTCGATCGCTTTCCGTCCATCGTGCTGTTCGGCGCGGCCCTGCTCGGCTGGATTGCGGGCGGCCTGATCATCAACGACCCGGCCGGCGACCGCTGGCCGATCCTCGACACGCCCGTCGCCGAGTACGGGATGAGCGTCGCGGGCGCGCTGTTCGTCGTGATCGTTGGTTATCTGCTGAAGCGCCGTAACGTGAAACGCGCGGCGGTGTGA
- the sucD gene encoding succinate--CoA ligase subunit alpha, which translates to MSILINKDTKVITQGITGKTGQFHTRACREYANGREAYVAGVNPKRAGEDFEGIPIYASVAEAKAETGATVSVIYVPPAGAAAAIWEAVEADLDLAICITEGIPVRDMIELKARMRAENRKTLLLGPNCPGTITPDELKIGIMPGHIHRKGRIGVVSRSGTLTYEAVGQLTAIGLGQSSAVGIGGDPINGLKHIDVMKMFNDDPDTDAVIMIGEIGGPDEANAAEWIKDNMKKPVVGFIAGVTAPPGKRMGHAGALISGGADTAEAKLEIMDACGIKVTKNPSEMARLLKAML; encoded by the coding sequence ATGTCGATTCTGATCAACAAAGACACCAAGGTCATCACGCAGGGCATTACCGGCAAGACCGGTCAGTTCCACACGCGTGCTTGCCGCGAATATGCAAACGGCCGCGAAGCGTACGTTGCAGGCGTGAACCCGAAGCGTGCAGGCGAAGATTTCGAAGGCATTCCTATCTACGCTAGCGTCGCTGAAGCCAAGGCTGAAACGGGCGCGACCGTGTCGGTGATTTACGTTCCGCCGGCAGGCGCTGCTGCGGCAATCTGGGAAGCCGTCGAAGCCGACCTGGATCTGGCGATCTGTATCACGGAAGGCATTCCTGTCCGTGACATGATCGAACTCAAGGCCCGTATGCGTGCAGAAAACCGCAAGACGCTGCTGCTCGGACCGAACTGCCCGGGCACGATTACGCCGGACGAGCTGAAGATCGGCATCATGCCGGGTCACATCCACCGCAAGGGCCGCATCGGCGTCGTGTCGCGTTCGGGCACGCTGACGTATGAAGCAGTCGGCCAGCTGACCGCGATCGGCCTCGGCCAGTCGTCGGCAGTCGGTATCGGCGGCGACCCGATCAACGGTCTGAAGCACATCGACGTCATGAAGATGTTCAACGACGATCCGGATACGGATGCCGTCATCATGATCGGCGAAATCGGCGGTCCGGACGAAGCGAACGCTGCTGAGTGGATCAAGGACAACATGAAGAAGCCGGTCGTCGGCTTCATCGCTGGCGTCACGGCGCCTCCGGGCAAGCGCATGGGCCACGCCGGCGCGCTGATCTCGGGCGGTGCGGACACCGCTGAAGCGAAGCTGGAAATCATGGACGCATGTGGTATCAAGGTCACGAAGAACCCGTCGGAAATGGCGCGTCTTCTGAAGGCGATGCTGTAA
- the sucC gene encoding ADP-forming succinate--CoA ligase subunit beta produces the protein MKIHEYQGKEILRKFGVAVPRGKPVFSVDDAVKAAEELGGPVWVVKAQIHAGGRGKGGGVKVAKSLEQVREYSNQILGMQLVTHQTGPEGQKVNRLLIEEGADIKKELYVGLVIDRVSQKIVVMASSEGGMDVEEVAEKTPELIHKVAVDPSTGLKDAEADDLAKKIGVPDASIPQARAILQGLYKAFWETDASLAEINPLILTGDGKVIALDAKFNFDSNALFRHPEIVAYRDLDEEDPAEVEASKFDLAYISLDGNIGCLVNGAGLAMATMDTIKLFGGEPANFLDVGGGATTEKVTEAFKIMLKNPNLTAILVNIFGGIMRCDVIAEGVIAASKAVSLKVPLVVRMKGTNEDLGKKMLAESGLPIISADSMEEAAQKVVAAAAGKA, from the coding sequence ATGAAGATTCACGAGTACCAGGGTAAGGAAATCCTGCGGAAATTCGGCGTCGCGGTACCGCGCGGCAAGCCGGTCTTCTCGGTGGATGATGCGGTCAAGGCCGCGGAAGAGCTGGGCGGCCCGGTATGGGTCGTCAAGGCTCAGATCCACGCAGGTGGCCGTGGCAAGGGCGGCGGCGTGAAGGTCGCCAAGTCGCTGGAACAGGTTCGCGAGTACTCGAACCAGATCCTCGGCATGCAGCTCGTCACGCACCAGACCGGTCCGGAAGGCCAGAAGGTGAACCGCCTGCTGATCGAAGAAGGCGCCGACATCAAGAAGGAACTGTATGTCGGTCTCGTGATCGATCGCGTTTCGCAGAAGATCGTCGTGATGGCGTCGAGCGAAGGCGGCATGGACGTCGAAGAAGTCGCGGAAAAGACGCCTGAGCTGATCCACAAGGTTGCTGTCGACCCGTCGACCGGCCTGAAGGACGCGGAAGCGGACGACCTCGCGAAGAAGATCGGCGTGCCCGACGCTTCGATCCCGCAAGCTCGCGCGATCCTGCAAGGCCTGTACAAGGCATTCTGGGAAACCGACGCATCGCTCGCCGAAATCAACCCGCTGATCCTGACCGGCGACGGCAAGGTCATCGCGCTCGACGCGAAGTTCAACTTCGACTCGAACGCGCTGTTCCGTCACCCGGAAATCGTCGCGTACCGCGATCTGGACGAAGAAGATCCGGCTGAAGTCGAAGCGTCGAAGTTCGACCTCGCGTACATCTCGCTCGACGGCAACATCGGCTGCCTCGTGAACGGTGCTGGCCTCGCAATGGCAACGATGGACACCATCAAGCTGTTCGGCGGCGAACCGGCGAACTTCCTCGACGTCGGCGGTGGCGCGACGACCGAGAAGGTCACCGAAGCGTTCAAGATCATGCTGAAGAACCCGAACCTGACCGCGATTCTGGTCAACATCTTCGGTGGCATCATGCGCTGCGACGTGATCGCGGAAGGCGTGATCGCGGCGTCGAAGGCCGTGTCGCTGAAGGTGCCGCTCGTGGTCCGCATGAAGGGCACGAACGAAGACCTGGGCAAGAAGATGCTCGCTGAATCCGGTCTGCCGATCATCTCGGCCGACAGCATGGAAGAAGCGGCTCAGAAGGTCGTCGCGGCCGCTGCGGGCAAGGCGTAA
- a CDS encoding DUF2889 domain-containing protein, which yields MSLSSPVSRQLRHRRAIRAEAYERADGLWDVEACLTDEKPRDVALASGVRPNGQPIHELWLRITIDRKLNVVDAEASSDWVPYPGLCQASNPAYRALIGLNLFHNFRRDAARLLAGTAGCTHLTELCAILPTAAIQAFAGDVWDTGDRAAGAKAGSGDESSNGTGEHSNDKPPFQLGRCHALRFDGEAVQQFYPRWYGHAPRPAERAASSDDAAPRDPGGTASA from the coding sequence ATGTCGCTCTCCTCGCCCGTGTCCCGTCAGTTGCGCCATCGTCGCGCAATCAGAGCGGAAGCTTACGAGCGAGCCGATGGCCTGTGGGACGTGGAAGCGTGCCTGACCGACGAAAAACCACGCGATGTGGCGCTTGCGTCGGGCGTCCGGCCCAATGGTCAGCCGATCCATGAACTCTGGCTTCGCATCACCATCGATCGCAAGCTCAACGTCGTCGACGCCGAGGCGTCGTCCGACTGGGTTCCCTATCCAGGGTTGTGCCAGGCCAGCAATCCCGCCTACCGTGCCCTCATCGGGCTCAATCTGTTCCATAACTTCCGTCGCGATGCTGCCCGTTTGCTGGCCGGCACGGCCGGTTGCACGCATCTCACCGAGTTGTGCGCGATCCTGCCGACCGCCGCGATCCAGGCGTTCGCCGGCGATGTGTGGGACACCGGTGACCGCGCGGCGGGCGCGAAAGCGGGTTCGGGAGACGAATCGTCTAACGGCACAGGCGAGCATTCCAACGACAAACCGCCATTCCAGCTGGGACGCTGCCACGCGCTGCGTTTCGACGGCGAGGCGGTGCAACAGTTTTATCCGCGCTGGTATGGCCACGCACCGCGTCCAGCGGAGCGCGCGGCCTCATCGGACGACGCGGCGCCCCGCGACCCAGGCGGCACTGCGTCTGCCTGA
- the recX gene encoding recombination regulator RecX, giving the protein MIRKGRPLSDSGRHPDGPREAPDGSPNAGGPSAGDPFDPFESFDAHDRAAGRGPQRTRSVSPAASSSLNFSARDSTSPSEVTYTRSRREPGEAKPAQSDEDDSRKSQRPTRSLKARALGYLSRREYSRAELARKLKPYVEETDSLDTVLDSLEAENWLSDSRFAESLVHRRASRLGTSRILGELKQHALNPALVEEASAQLLETELARAQAVWRKKFGELPQTPAERAKQARFLASRGFSGATIGKILKGIDDMWGGD; this is encoded by the coding sequence GTGATCCGCAAAGGCCGGCCGTTGTCCGACTCCGGACGCCATCCGGACGGCCCGCGCGAAGCGCCGGATGGATCACCCAATGCCGGCGGCCCATCCGCCGGCGATCCATTCGATCCGTTCGAATCGTTCGACGCACACGACCGCGCTGCGGGCCGCGGCCCGCAGCGTACGCGGTCTGTATCCCCGGCGGCGTCGTCTAGCCTGAATTTCTCCGCGCGCGATTCCACCTCTCCCTCCGAAGTCACCTACACCCGCTCGCGCCGCGAACCCGGCGAAGCGAAGCCTGCGCAGTCCGACGAAGACGACAGCAGAAAATCCCAACGCCCAACCCGTTCGCTGAAAGCGCGTGCGCTCGGCTATCTGTCGCGCCGCGAATATAGCCGCGCCGAACTTGCCCGCAAGCTGAAGCCCTACGTCGAGGAAACCGATTCGCTCGACACGGTGCTCGACTCGCTGGAAGCCGAAAACTGGCTATCCGACTCGCGCTTCGCGGAAAGCCTGGTCCATCGGCGCGCCTCGCGGCTCGGCACGAGCCGCATTCTCGGTGAACTGAAGCAGCACGCGCTCAACCCGGCGCTCGTCGAAGAGGCGAGTGCGCAATTACTCGAAACCGAACTCGCGCGCGCCCAGGCGGTCTGGCGCAAAAAATTCGGCGAGCTGCCGCAAACACCGGCCGAGCGCGCGAAGCAGGCGCGCTTTCTCGCGTCGCGCGGTTTTTCCGGCGCGACGATCGGCAAGATCCTGAAGGGCATCGACGACATGTGGGGCGGCGACTAG
- the recA gene encoding recombinase RecA: protein MEESKKGSAGLTAEKSKALAAALAQIEKQFGKGSVMRLGAGEAVEDIQVVSTGSLGLDIALGVGGLPRGRVVEIYGPESSGKTTLTLQVVAEMQKLGGTAAFIDAEHALDIQYAGKLGVNVADLLVSQPDTGEQALEIADALVRSGSIDMIVIDSVAALVPKAEIEGEMGDSLPGLQARLMSQALRKLTGTIKRTNCLVIFINQIRMKIGVMFGNPETTTGGNALKFYASVRLDIRRIGSIKKNDEVIGNETRVKVVKNKVAPPFREAIFDILYGEGISRQGEIIDLGVQAKIVDKAGAWYSYNGERIGQGKDNAREFLRENPDIAREIENRIRESLGVTAMADAVTGADAEVADEEE, encoded by the coding sequence ATGGAAGAAAGCAAGAAAGGCTCGGCTGGACTGACTGCTGAAAAGAGCAAGGCCCTCGCCGCCGCGCTCGCGCAGATCGAAAAGCAGTTCGGCAAAGGGTCGGTCATGCGGCTCGGCGCAGGTGAGGCAGTCGAAGACATCCAGGTGGTCTCCACCGGGTCGCTCGGCCTCGACATCGCACTGGGCGTCGGCGGTTTGCCGCGTGGCCGCGTGGTCGAAATCTACGGTCCGGAGTCGTCCGGTAAAACCACGCTGACGCTGCAGGTCGTCGCCGAAATGCAGAAGCTCGGCGGCACCGCGGCGTTCATCGACGCGGAACACGCGCTGGACATTCAATACGCGGGCAAGCTCGGCGTGAACGTCGCCGACCTGCTGGTCTCGCAGCCGGACACCGGTGAACAGGCGCTCGAAATCGCCGACGCGCTGGTGCGCTCGGGCTCGATCGACATGATCGTGATCGACTCGGTCGCGGCGCTGGTGCCGAAGGCGGAAATCGAAGGCGAAATGGGCGACTCGCTGCCGGGTCTGCAGGCGCGTCTGATGTCGCAGGCGCTGCGCAAGCTCACTGGCACGATCAAGCGCACGAACTGCCTCGTGATCTTCATCAACCAGATCCGCATGAAGATCGGTGTGATGTTCGGCAACCCGGAAACCACCACGGGCGGTAACGCGCTGAAGTTCTACGCGTCGGTGCGTCTGGACATTCGCCGCATCGGTTCGATCAAGAAGAACGACGAAGTGATCGGCAACGAAACGCGCGTGAAGGTCGTCAAGAACAAGGTGGCCCCGCCGTTCCGCGAAGCGATCTTCGACATCCTGTACGGCGAGGGCATCTCGCGGCAGGGCGAAATCATCGACCTCGGCGTGCAGGCGAAGATCGTCGACAAGGCTGGCGCATGGTACAGCTACAACGGCGAACGGATCGGTCAGGGCAAGGACAACGCACGTGAGTTCCTGCGCGAAAATCCGGACATCGCACGCGAAATCGAAAACCGTATCCGCGAGTCGCTGGGCGTCACCGCGATGGCGGACGCCGTGACCGGCGCCGACGCTGAAGTCGCGGACGAAGAAGAGTAA